Proteins found in one Neomonachus schauinslandi chromosome 1, ASM220157v2, whole genome shotgun sequence genomic segment:
- the LSMEM2 gene encoding leucine-rich single-pass membrane protein 2, with the protein MTQLGPPNCPPRAMPEETQEDTVALTPNPRSRAPLAPNHIQEVRLHQVESISDLHGGGSLRPYPAEAAQPWDELLGILPPSLCAQAGCGPGQGRGGVLVLLALLALTCLALAILAVYLSVLQSESLRMLAYTLHTQEETLLKLRLASLSQLRRLNSSEAQAPS; encoded by the exons ATGACCCAGCTTGGA CCCCCCAACTGCCCACCGCGTGCCATGCCTGAGGAGACCCAAGAAG ACACCGTGGCACTGACACCGAACCCCAGGAGCAGGGCGCCACTGGCCCCCAACCACATACAGGAAGTGCGCCTGCACCAGGTGGAGTCCATCAGCGACCTCCACGGCGGAG GTTCGCTGCGCCCCTACCCGGCCGAGGCGGCGCAGCCATGGGACGAGCTCCTGGGCATCTTGCCACCATCACTGTGCGCCCAGGCTGGCTGCGGCCCCGGGCAAGGCAGGGGAGGCGTCCTGGTGCTGCTGGCTCTGCTGGCGCTCACCTGCCTGGCGCTCGCCATCCTGGCCGTCTACCTGAGCG TTCTGCAGAGTGAGTCCCTCCGCATGCTGGCGTACACACTGCACACCCAGGAGGAGACGCTACTCAAACTCCGGCTTGCCAGCCTCAGCCAGCTGCGGAGGCTCAACTCCAGTGAGGCGCAAGCACCCAGCTGA